In a single window of the Gloeocapsa sp. DLM2.Bin57 genome:
- a CDS encoding tetratricopeptide repeat protein, whose amino-acid sequence MLRQIWQWLKRFFQGLFGVNKQKTKNRDSLQPLSDTDYEFLFTQLLEGVIRGWDQKRVLKFFEQLEDRATQYDWINWLEGFGGKVLAGSAPNQELGIRMIRFGQLTEFLPSLRRFGQESYELGQQILNKQKKRQIWEYTAATSVPEKPTTEVETPTPPQQPEEFKPLTPDQLLARLYQDQPLAEALAKQLDLEGGTPEQIVAAMVNQMVQLQNKYSQAKQSPTENVWLKKALEQFNQGDLEGAISSWDQALKINPYSLDAWYNRGGALSNLGRHQEALNCFEKIIEIKPDDYMALNSIGNILYRLERWEDALNAWNKLVTVKPDYYQGWYNRACALEHLQKLPEAIASYQKALEIKPDFSMAESRLTQLNNSPISQTE is encoded by the coding sequence ATGCTCCGGCAAATCTGGCAATGGCTTAAGCGGTTTTTTCAGGGATTATTTGGCGTTAATAAGCAAAAAACTAAAAACAGGGATTCTCTACAACCGTTAAGCGATACAGATTATGAATTTTTATTTACACAATTGTTAGAGGGAGTAATCCGCGGTTGGGATCAAAAACGTGTACTCAAATTTTTTGAGCAATTAGAAGATCGCGCTACTCAATACGATTGGATTAATTGGTTAGAAGGATTTGGAGGGAAAGTTTTAGCGGGTAGTGCACCTAATCAGGAATTAGGGATTAGAATGATTCGTTTTGGTCAATTAACTGAGTTTTTACCTTCATTACGTCGTTTTGGTCAAGAGTCTTACGAACTTGGACAACAAATACTCAATAAACAGAAAAAAAGACAAATCTGGGAATATACAGCAGCTACTAGTGTCCCAGAAAAGCCGACTACAGAGGTAGAGACTCCTACCCCACCACAACAACCCGAAGAATTTAAACCTCTTACACCGGATCAATTATTAGCTCGTTTATATCAAGATCAACCCTTAGCTGAAGCTTTAGCTAAACAACTAGATTTAGAAGGAGGTACTCCAGAACAAATAGTTGCAGCTATGGTTAATCAAATGGTTCAGTTACAAAATAAATATAGTCAAGCTAAACAATCTCCTACAGAAAATGTTTGGTTAAAAAAAGCACTCGAACAATTTAACCAGGGTGATTTAGAAGGGGCTATCTCCTCTTGGGATCAAGCGCTTAAAATTAATCCTTATTCTCTAGATGCTTGGTATAATCGGGGTGGAGCTTTGAGTAATCTAGGCAGACATCAGGAAGCCTTAAACTGTTTTGAGAAGATTATCGAGATTAAACCCGATGACTATATGGCTTTGAATTCAATTGGTAATATCTTATATCGTCTAGAACGATGGGAAGACGCCCTTAACGCTTGGAATAAGTTAGTTACCGTGAAACCTGATTACTATCAAGGGTGGTACAATCGCGCCTGTGCTCTAGAACATTTACAAAAGTTACCCGAGGCGATCGCTAGTTACCAAAAAGCCCTAGAAATCAAACCTGATTTTTCCATGGCTGAATCTAGGTTAACTCAATTGAACAACTCACCAATATCTCAGACTGAATAG
- a CDS encoding cytochrome P450, with protein MNETHRDPQLYPDYQRFDLDRFAPNQEADKQANFGYIPFGGGLRECLGKEFARLEMRVFAAMLVANYQWELLPNQDLTMIGIPTPQLKDGLKVRFVSV; from the coding sequence ATTAATGAAACTCACCGAGATCCTCAATTGTATCCAGATTATCAGCGTTTTGATCTCGATCGCTTTGCTCCTAATCAAGAAGCAGACAAACAGGCTAACTTTGGCTATATTCCCTTTGGGGGAGGATTACGAGAATGTCTCGGTAAAGAATTCGCGCGTTTAGAGATGCGCGTGTTTGCAGCTATGTTAGTAGCTAATTACCAATGGGAATTATTACCTAATCAGGATTTGACCATGATTGGTATTCCTACCCCTCAACTAAAAGACGGTTTAAAGGTACGTTTTGTCTCTGTCTAG
- a CDS encoding toxin gives MKTIRWNLTKNQKLQSERGITFEVILDAIKEGHLLDDYEHPDKVRYANQRILVVKIENYAYLVPYVETELEIFLKTIIPSRKATKKYILNED, from the coding sequence ATGAAAACAATCAGATGGAATCTCACCAAAAATCAAAAACTACAATCTGAGAGGGGGATTACCTTTGAAGTAATCTTGGATGCTATTAAAGAGGGTCATTTGTTAGATGACTATGAACATCCCGATAAAGTAAGATATGCTAATCAGCGGATTTTAGTCGTAAAAATAGAAAATTATGCTTATTTAGTACCCTATGTAGAAACTGAACTTGAGATTTTTTTGAAAACAATTATTCCATCTCGAAAAGCTACAAAAAAATATATCTTGAATGAAGACTAG
- a CDS encoding DUF2949 domain-containing protein, whose translation MSPFTYSRFLEFLSQELCLSHNSISMAERSVEQNSGFLPMVLWQYGLVTLQELDKIYEWLETV comes from the coding sequence ATGTCACCCTTTACATACTCGCGTTTCTTGGAGTTCTTAAGTCAAGAACTATGCCTGTCTCATAACTCTATTTCCATGGCTGAACGTTCTGTAGAACAAAACTCAGGTTTTTTGCCTATGGTACTTTGGCAATACGGATTGGTTACATTACAGGAGTTAGACAAGATTTATGAATGGCTCGAAACAGTTTAA
- a CDS encoding rhomboid family intramembrane serine protease, protein MVPIKDENPIKITPYITYALIIINISVFIYQLSLSEYQLQELFQNYAVIPRQLTATFEGELTYDSIPELATLITCQFLHGGFLHVGFNMLYLWIFGNNIEEELGHIKFLLFYLTCGALAALAQWFFASSSTIPSIGASGAIAGVMGAYILRFPTAEILLILPLGFIFIPLRIPAYAFLGFWFLQQAFNGILSLDANMNIGMEGGGIAYWAHAGGFIVGIILAPILGLFRRKP, encoded by the coding sequence ATGGTCCCTATTAAGGATGAAAACCCTATTAAAATTACTCCCTATATCACTTATGCTCTGATTATTATTAATATTAGCGTTTTTATCTATCAATTAAGTCTATCAGAATACCAATTACAAGAATTATTTCAAAATTATGCAGTTATTCCCAGACAATTAACCGCTACTTTTGAGGGAGAGTTAACCTATGACAGTATCCCAGAGTTAGCAACCTTGATTACTTGTCAGTTTCTCCATGGTGGATTTTTACACGTTGGGTTTAATATGCTCTATCTATGGATCTTTGGTAATAATATCGAAGAAGAATTAGGACATATCAAGTTTTTATTATTTTATCTGACTTGTGGTGCTTTAGCTGCTTTAGCTCAATGGTTTTTTGCTTCAAGTTCGACTATTCCTAGTATAGGTGCTAGTGGAGCGATCGCGGGGGTAATGGGAGCGTATATTCTCAGGTTTCCCACAGCAGAAATTTTACTGATTTTACCCCTAGGGTTTATTTTCATACCTTTAAGAATACCTGCTTATGCTTTTTTAGGATTTTGGTTTTTACAACAAGCTTTTAACGGGATACTTTCTCTAGACGCTAATATGAATATTGGTATGGAAGGAGGTGGAATAGCTTACTGGGCTCACGCTGGAGGGTTTATTGTTGGTATAATTCTTGCACCTATATTGGGATTATTTCGCCGTAAACCCTAG